From the Quercus lobata isolate SW786 chromosome 6, ValleyOak3.0 Primary Assembly, whole genome shotgun sequence genome, one window contains:
- the LOC115994232 gene encoding uncharacterized protein LOC115994232, with translation MDCNKEEAVRAKGIALKKMESKEFVAARKVIIKAQQLYPDVDNISQMLMVCDVHIAAEQRIYGNEMNWYGILQIEPTADEAMIKKQYRKFALQLHPDKNKFAGAEAAFKLIGEAQRVLLDRDKRAFHDMKRRAPVYKAAPPNRPSQKGSWSSNVGAHNNYRSNVTGSNPQQQKPPQPVPPGHSNVRPTFWTVCPFCSVRYQYYKEVVNRSLRCHSCQKPFIAYDMNVQGPPPTTNNSHAPPTTNSSHAPPATNMSKPVFPQKNDGACKVEVGCQGNVGKVGSGKMNGKKRKQVEESSESFNSKSSTDSEEEDIAVDNDGNIQGGQKFESFRDQNIRRSSRHKQQVSYKENLSDDENTVNSRKKAKRSESSSATKEESGDASIKESSKINKSSHLASNVKEDLKEVKQNENACFEESLSNGNMKAKLSGKETVADDNRKKTSEAYDNSASDSRSDTTLKPEYFQYPDPDFSDFDKDRKQECFAAGQIWAVYDTVEAMPRFYAQIKKVLSPGFKLRITWLEPDPDDEDEIKWFNADLPTSCGKFTKGNTENTEDRLMFSHLISWEKGSRRDSFKVYPRKGEIWGLFKNWDIKWYSDPDQHRKPEYEFVEILSEFSQDVGIRVAYIIKVKGFASLFCRMVKEEMGTFQVPPVELFRFSHRVPSFKMTGEEREGVPKGSFELDPAALPLKIEEFSVPEDVAVEAGANASMFQADVKSSHFESGESSNGIVTEDHSNPPASPSEAIEIPEPEFYDFDAEKSQEKFQIGQIWALYSDEDGLPKYYGMITKIDAGSVFKLHLTWLGSRQLPNNTIQWRDKGMPICCGNFKIKSQSQVYTTTTSFSHRVRSDPAGKRNEYAIFPRKGEVWALYKSWTAEIKCSELESCEYEIVEVVEEEDLHIRVLFLERVDGFNSVFKAQLKEGSEVTIGIPRIELLKFSHQLPAFRLTKEKGGTLRGFWELDPAALPVHYFS, from the coding sequence ATGGATTGCAATAAAGAAGAGGCTGTCAGGGCCAAGGGGATTGCTTTGAAGAAGATGGAAAGCAAGGAATTTGTAGCGGCTCGTAAAGTTATTATCAAGGCCCAACAACTATATCCTGATGTGGATAATATTTCTCAAATGCTTATGGTTTGCGATGTGCATATTGCTGCCGAGCAGAGAATATATGGGAATGAGATGAACTGGTATGGTATCCTTCAGATTGAGCCGACAGCTGATGAGGCAATGATTAAGAAGCAGTACAGGAAGTTTGCTCTACAACTTCATCCTGATAAAAACAAGTTTGCAGGTGCAGAAGCTGCTTTTAAGCTGATTGGGGAAGCTCAAAGAGTGCTTTTAGACCGAGATAAACGTGCTTTTCATGACATGAAACGCAGAGCTCCTGTGTATAAAGCAGCACCACCGAATCGGCCCTCTCAAAAGGGCAGCTGGAGCTCAAATGTTGGGGCTCATAATAACTATAGGAGCAATGTGACAGGCTCGAATCCTCAGCAACAGAAGCCGCCTCAGCCAGTTCCACCTGGTCACTCTAATGTCCGCCCAACTTTCTGGACTGTCTGTCCGTTTTGTTCAGTAAGGTACCAGTATTATAAAGAAGTTGTCAATAGATCTCTCCGTTGTCACAGTTGCCAGAAGCCATTCATTGCATATGACATGAATGTGCAAGGTCCTCCACCAACTACCAACAACAGTCATGCACCACCAACTACCAACAGCAGTCATGCACCACCAGCTACCAACATGAGTAAGCCAGTGTTCCCCCAGAAGAACGATGGTGCTTGCAAGGTGGAGGTAGGATGTCAGGGGAATGTTGGTAAGGTTGGATCAGGAAAGATGAATGGCAAGAAGAGGAAGCAGGTAGAGGAATCCAGTGAGAGTTTTAATTCTAAGAGCAGCACTGACtctgaagaagaagatatagCTGTAGACAATGATGGTAATATTCAGGGTGGACAGAAGTTTGAATCTTTTAGAGACCAAAACATACGAAGATCTTCACGGCACAAGCAGCAGGTTTCTTACAAGGAAAACTTGAGTGATGATGAAAACACTGTAAACTCTCGAAAAAAAGCCAAGAGGAGTGAATCATCCTCTGCCACTAAAGAGGAGAGTGGGGATGCATCTATAAAAGAGtcatctaaaataaataaatcatctcATTTAGCTTCTAATGTAAAAGAAGATCTGAAAGAGGTGAAACAGAATGAAAATGCTTGTTTTGAGGAGAGCTTATCGAATGGGAACATGAAAGCAAAATTGAGTGGAAAAGAAACAGTGGCTGATGATAACCGTAAGAAAACTTCTGAAGCTTATGACAATTCTGCATCTGATTCAAGGTCTGACACAACACTAAAGCCTGAATATTTTCAATATCCTGATCCAGATTTCAGTGACTTTGACAAGGATAGGAAACAAGAGTGTTTTGCAGCAGGGCAGATCTGGGCTGTTTATGATACTGTGGAAGCCATGCCTAGATTTTACGCACAGATTAAGAAAGTTCTCTCTCCCGGGTTTAAGCTGAGGATAACCTGGCTAGAGCCAGACCCAGATGATGAGGATGAAATCAAATGGTTCAATGCGGACTTGCCTACTTCTTGTGGTAAGTTTACAAAGGGGAACACGGAAAACACTGAAGATCGTCTTATGTTCTCTCATTTGATTTCTTGGGAGAAGGGCAGCCGTAGAGATAGTTTCAAGGTTTATCCTAGAAAGGGAGAAATATGGGGACTCTTCAAGAACTGGGATATCAAATGGTACTCTGATCCAGACCAGCATCGTAAGCCCGAGTATGAATTTGTTGAAATCTTGTCAGAGTTTTCACAGGATGTGGGTATACGTGTTGCATACATCATTAAGGTGAAAGGCTTTGCAAGCCTCTTTTGTCGAATGGTTAAGGAAGAAATGGGCACATTTCAAGTTCCACCTGTAGAACTATTTAGGTTCTCACACAGGGTTCCATCCTTTAAAATGACTGGTGAGGAAAGAGAAGGTGTGCCGAAAGGATCTTTTGAACTAGACCCTGCAGCTTTACCCCTTAAAATTGAAGAGTTTTCTGTGCCTGAAGATGTGGCAGTGGAGGCTGGTGCAAATGCATCAATGTTCCAGGCTGATGTAAAGAGCAGCCACTTTGAGTCTGGGGAAAGCAGTAATGGCATTGTTACTGAAGATCACAGTAATCCTCCAGCTTCCCCCTCAGAAGCTATTGAAATTCCAGAACCTGAATTTTACGATTTTGATGCTGAAAAATCCCAGGAGAAGTTTCAGATTGGTCAGATTTGGGCATTGTACAGTGATGAGGATGGCTTGCCAAAATATTATGGTATGATTACGAAAATCGATGCTGGCTCAGTTTTCAAATTGCACCTTACATGGCTTGGCTCCCGCCAGCTGCCAAACAACACTATCCAATGGCGTGATAAAGGCATGCCCATTTGTTGTGGAAATTTTAAGATTAAGAGTCAATCCCAGGTATATACTACTACCACTTCCTTTTCGCATCGGGTAAGATCTGATCCTGCTGGTAAGAGGAATGAGTATGCCATCTTTCCTAGGAAAGGTGAGGTATGGGCATTATATAAGAGCTGGACTGCTGAAATCAAATGTTCTGAGTTGGAGAGCTGTGAATATGAAATAGTAGAAGTCGTTGAGGAGGAGGATTTGCATATAAGAGTGTTGTTTTTGGAGCGAGTGGATGGTTTCAACTCAGTTTTCAAGGCCCAATTAAAAGAGGGGTCAGAAGTAACCATTGGGATTCCTCGGATAGAGCTTCTTAAGTTCTCCCATCAATTACCTGCTTTCCGCCTGACAAAAGAGAAAGGTGGCACCCTGAGAGGCTTCTGGGAACTTGATCCTGCAGCATTGCCagttcattatttttcttga
- the LOC115994012 gene encoding pentatricopeptide repeat-containing protein At2g36980, mitochondrial, giving the protein MHSDLFQITSKIAILARSGRTQCARKLFDEMSHRDAVAWNAMLTGYSQLGLHQESLSLFRHMRISNTKPDHYSFTATLSACAGASELTHGVKIHALVIVSGFQSSLPVCNSLIDMYGKCLRPFSASKVFEDMQSRNEVTWCSLLFAHTNSCQFDSAHEVFHMIPKKVEIAWNILIASHARCGEVELCLNLFKEMRESLCQPDQWTLSALMNACSESSEFSYGCLVHGIIIKTGWSSAVEAKNSVLSFYARLGCPDDATKVFESFGTLTQVSWNAIIDAHMRVGDTQESFLAFQRAPEKNIVSWTSMIAGYARNGNGDEALCFFVDMMRNCVQPDDFAFGAVLHACSSLAVLGHGKMVHGCIIHFGMNADVYVGNGLINMYAKCGDVEGSSRAFNEIPNKDVVSWNAMLFGFGLHGRAGQALWLYEQMVACGVKPDKVTFIGLLMTCSHLGLIEKGRFFFESMVSVYGICPEMDHVACMVDMLGRGGFLAEATELADTYSVTDNAKASSSEALLGACSAHWNVGVGAHLGETLKILEPQKEISYVLLSNLYCASGQWKEAEMIRKAMLDQGVKKMPGCSWIEVRNKVTAFVAGNHSHPYLGDICKILHFLEFEMRNPCFIGFEKRKFEITFFR; this is encoded by the coding sequence ATGCACTCAGATTTATTCCAAATTACATCTAAGATAGCAATACTTGCACGATCGGGTCGAACCCAATGCGCTCGCAAACTGTTCGACGAAATGTCCCACAGAGACGCGGTCGCTTGGAACGCAATGCTCACTGGCTATTCTCAACTGGGTCTTCACCAAGAATCGCTGTCGCTTTTCCGCCACATGAGAATCTCCAACACTAAACCCGACCATTACTCGTTCACCGCAACTTTGAGTGCGTGTGCAGGCGCAAGTGAACTTACACACGGAGTTAAAATCCATGCTTTGGTTATTGTTTCTGGGTTCCAATCTTCGTTGCCGGTTTGTAATTCGCTAATTGACATGTACGGGAAGTGTTTGCGTCCCTTCAGTGCTAGCAAAGTTTTTGAAGATATGCAAAGTAGGAATGAAGTAACTTGGTGTTCGCTCTTGTTTGCGCATACAAATTCTTGTCAATTTGACTCTGCGCATGAAGTGTTCCACATGATTCCAAAAAAGGTGGAAATTGCTTGGAATATTCTGATTGCCAGTCATGCTCGATGCGGTGAAGTGGAAttatgtttgaatttgtttaaagAGATGCGTGAGAGTTTGTGTCAGCCAGATCAGTGGACATTAAGTGCCCTCATGAATGCATGTTCTGAATCATCAGAATTTTCGTATGGATGCTTGGTGCATGGAATTATAATTAAGACTGGTTGGAGCTCTGCAGTGGAGGCTAAGAACTCAGTATTAAGCTTTTATGCTAGACTAGGTTGCCCGGATGATGCTACGAAGGTGTTTGAGTCCTTTGGAACGCTCACTCAAGTGTCTTGGAATGCTATCATTGATGCCCATATGAGAGTAGGGGACACCCAGGAATCCTTTCTTGCTTTTCAGCGAGCACCTGAGAAGAATATAGTTTCATGGACATCTATGATTGCAGGGTACGCAAGAAATGGGAATGGAGATGAAGCTCTTTGCTTCTTTGTTGACATGATGAGAAATTGCGTACAGCCTGATGATTTTGCTTTTGGGGCTGTCCTTCATGCGTGTTCTAGCCTGGCAGTACTAGGGCATGGTAAGATGGTCCATGGTTGCATAATTCACTTTGGTATGAATGCTGATGTCTATGTTGGCAATGGTTTAATTAACATGTATGCCAAGTGTGGTGATGTAGAAGGTTCAAGCCGTGCATTTAATGAAATTCCTAACAAGGATGTGGTCTCTTGGAATGcaatgttgtttggatttgggttaCATGGACGGGCTGGCCAGGCTCTATGGCTTTATGAACAAATGGTAGCATGTGGAGTAAAACCTGACAAAGTAACTTTCATTGGCCTGTTGATGACTTGTAGCCACTTGGGTCTTATAGAGAAAGGTCGCTTCTTTTTTGAATCTATGGTTTCTGTTTATGGGATTTGCCCTGAAATGGATCATGTAGCATGCATGGTGGATATGCTTGGCCGAGGTGGGTTCTTGGCAGAAGCAACAGAGTTGGCTGATACGTATTCAGTAACAGATAATGCAAAGGCCAGCTCGTCTGAGGCTCTGCTTGGAGCATGTTCTGCACATTGGAACGTAGGAGTGGGAGCACATTTGGGGGAAACTTTAAAGATTTTAGAACCTCAGAAAGAGATAAGTTATGTTTTGTTGTCAAATTTGTATTGTGCAAGTGGACAGTGGAAGGAAGCAGAGATGATTAGGAAGGCAATGTTGGACCAAGGTGTGAAGAAAATGCCTGGTTGTAGTTGGATTGAAGTGAGAAACAAGGTGACCGCTTTTGTTGCTGGGAACCATTCACATCCATACCTGGGAGATATCTGTAAAATACTGCATTTCCTTGAATTTGAAATGAGAAATCCatgttttattggttttgagaaaagaaaatttgagattaCATTTTTTAGGTGA